One genomic window of Camelina sativa cultivar DH55 chromosome 5, Cs, whole genome shotgun sequence includes the following:
- the LOC104785417 gene encoding major centromere autoantigen B-like isoform X2: MAPRGRRKAGLMREDAARDRMRDLGFEERVITQSIKELLEVYGEDQWFLIEDDSYASLLSICLEKQEKVNQQLVEVQANQLPENQIEEMAEDQNQEIAGKEQPNQLVQEQEEENEQEQVQDMDVEHERDQAHELSITSEAVIDPSSATFHLGEASADFALCPVEGVENLHCGWLSEEEETDAEEEETDPKEKEKETEPKEDSDGDDDEIIQLTPEPLCEELKELLMQVRGQKRRRRETRWDK, from the exons ATGGCtcccagaggaagaagaaag GCTGGATTGATGCGAGAGGATGCAGCACGAGACCGCATGAGAGATCTTGGGTTTGAGGAGCGTGTCATCACTCAGAGTATTAAGGAATTGCTAGAG GTCTATGGTGAAGACCAATGGTTTTTGATTGAAGATGATAGCTATGCTTCCCTCCTTTCTATTTGTCTTGAAAAGCAAGAGAAAGTAAACCAACAACTGGTTGAGGTACAAGCCAACCAATTGCCTGAGAATCAAATTGAAGAGATGGCTGAGGATCAGAACCAAGAAATAGCTGGGAAAGAACAACCTAACCAACtggttcaagaacaagaagaagaaaat GAGCAGGAGCAGGTGCAGGACATGGATGTTGAGCATGAAAGAGACCAAGCTCATGAGTTATCAATCACTAGCGAAGCAGTCATAGACCCATCATCTGCAACTTTTCATTTGGGAGAAGCATCAGCAGATTTTGCATTATGTCCTGTTGAAG GTGTCGAGAATCTTCACTGTGGATGGCTAAGTGAGGAGGAGGAAACAGATGCTGAGGAGGAAGAGACGGATccgaaggagaaggagaaggagacggAACCAAAGGAGGatagtgatggtgatgatgatgagatcattCAACTAACTCCAGAACCTCTTTGTGAAGAACTAAAAGAGCTTCTCATGCAAGTACGTGGgcagaagaggaggaggagagaaacgAGGTGGGACAAGTAA
- the LOC104785417 gene encoding major centromere autoantigen B-like isoform X1, with the protein MAPRGRRKKAGLMREDAARDRMRDLGFEERVITQSIKELLEVYGEDQWFLIEDDSYASLLSICLEKQEKVNQQLVEVQANQLPENQIEEMAEDQNQEIAGKEQPNQLVQEQEEENEQEQVQDMDVEHERDQAHELSITSEAVIDPSSATFHLGEASADFALCPVEGVENLHCGWLSEEEETDAEEEETDPKEKEKETEPKEDSDGDDDEIIQLTPEPLCEELKELLMQVRGQKRRRRETRWDK; encoded by the exons ATGGCtcccagaggaagaagaaag AAGGCTGGATTGATGCGAGAGGATGCAGCACGAGACCGCATGAGAGATCTTGGGTTTGAGGAGCGTGTCATCACTCAGAGTATTAAGGAATTGCTAGAG GTCTATGGTGAAGACCAATGGTTTTTGATTGAAGATGATAGCTATGCTTCCCTCCTTTCTATTTGTCTTGAAAAGCAAGAGAAAGTAAACCAACAACTGGTTGAGGTACAAGCCAACCAATTGCCTGAGAATCAAATTGAAGAGATGGCTGAGGATCAGAACCAAGAAATAGCTGGGAAAGAACAACCTAACCAACtggttcaagaacaagaagaagaaaat GAGCAGGAGCAGGTGCAGGACATGGATGTTGAGCATGAAAGAGACCAAGCTCATGAGTTATCAATCACTAGCGAAGCAGTCATAGACCCATCATCTGCAACTTTTCATTTGGGAGAAGCATCAGCAGATTTTGCATTATGTCCTGTTGAAG GTGTCGAGAATCTTCACTGTGGATGGCTAAGTGAGGAGGAGGAAACAGATGCTGAGGAGGAAGAGACGGATccgaaggagaaggagaaggagacggAACCAAAGGAGGatagtgatggtgatgatgatgagatcattCAACTAACTCCAGAACCTCTTTGTGAAGAACTAAAAGAGCTTCTCATGCAAGTACGTGGgcagaagaggaggaggagagaaacgAGGTGGGACAAGTAA
- the LOC104788861 gene encoding DNA-directed RNA polymerase V subunit 1-like produces MEEGSSSSEILEGEIVGITFALASNHEICVASISESSINHASQLSNPFLGLPLEFGRCESCGATEPDKCEGHFGYIQLPVPIYHPAHVNELKQMLSLLCLKCLKIKKAKSTSGGLAERLLGVCCEEASNISIRDRSSDGASYLELKLPSRSRLQAGCWNFLERYGYRYGSNYTRPLLAREVKEILRRIPEETKKKLTRKGSGFSSRSVITGDAYRDVNEVGIPIEIAQRITFEERVSVHNISYLQELVDNKLCLSYTQGSTTYSLRDGAKDHTVLKPGQVVHRKVMDGDVVFINRPPTTHKHSLQALRVYVHEDNTVKINPLMCSPLSADFDGDCVHLFYPQSLSAKAEVMELFSVEKQLLSSHTGQLILQMGCDSEVLLCKVNFQNTTNDRRVILYLNECHCGKRFCQENAAYTVRNKLKKVSLKDTAVEFLVEYRKQQTISEIFGIDSCLHGHIHLNKTLLQDWNISMQDVLQKCEDVINSLGQKKKKKATDDFKRTSLSVSECCSFRDPCGSKDSDMPCLMFSYNATDPDLERILDILCNTIYPVLLDTVIKGDPRICSANIIWHSSDMTTWIRNRHASRRGEWVLDVTVEKSAVKQSGDAWRVVIDSCLSVLHLIDTKRSIPYSIKQVQELLGLSCAFEQAVQRLSASVRMVSRGVLKEHIILLANNMTCSGNMLGFNSGGYKALTRSLNIKAPFTEATLITPKRCFEKAAEKCHKDSLSTVVGSCSWGKRVDVGTGSQFELLWNQKETGLDDQEETDVYGFLQMVRSTTNTDAYVSSPGFDVTEEEMAEWAESPERDSALGEPKFEDSAEFQTIYEEGQPSGSNWEKSSSWDKGCSGGSEWGFSRNTGGEADPESNWEKTTNVEKEDALSGWNTKKDAQESSKSESNWEKSSSWDNGCSGGPEWGVSKNTGGEADPESNWEKTTHVEKEDAWSGWNTKKDAQESSKSDSGGAWGLKTKDDDANTTPNWGTRPAHTDSIVPENTEPSSDDWGLKSVSEKSWEKKNWGTESAPAAWGSTDAAVWGSSSKMNSETESDAAAWGSKDKKNSYIGSGAGVLGPWNKKSLETESDSATWGSSDKTKSGAAAWSSRDRKNMETDSEPDAWGSQVKKKSDTESGPAAWGAWDTKKSETDLGLAGWGTGDKKNSETESGLAGWGTGEKKNSETESGPAAWGSWGQPSPTAADNDTNEDDGNPWVSLKETKSRENDDKERIQWGNPAKKFPSNGSHGSWSNGGGADWKGKRNHTPRPPRSEDNLAPMFTATRQRLDSFTSEEQELLSDVEPVMRTLRKIMHLSGYPDGDPISDDDKTFVLEKILNFHPEKEKKLGSGVDFITVDKHTTFSDSRCFFVVSTDGTKQDFSYRKSLNNYLMTTYPDRAEEFIDKYFPKPRQTQAQSPSQTQAHSPSQTQAQSQSSSQNQTQTPSPSQTKAQSPSQTQSPSQTQT; encoded by the exons ATGGAGGAaggatcttcttcatcagaaatTCTAGAAGGAgagattgttggaatcacattTGCTCTTGCGAGTAACCATGAGATT TGTGTAGCATCGATTAGTGAATCTTCAATCAATCATGCCAGTCAACTCTCTAACCCCTTCTTGGGGTTGCCTCTGGAGTTTGGCAGGTGTGAATCGTGCGGTGCGACAGAGCCAGATAAATGTGAAG gtcattttggttatattcAGCTTCCAGTGCCAATATACCATCCTGCTCATGTTAATGAACTGAAACAAATGCTGAGCCTTCTGTGCTTGAAATGTCTGAAGATAAAGAAGGCAAAG AGCACAAGTGGTGGTCTGGCGGAGCGCTTATTAGGTGTCTGTTGTGAG GAAGCTTCAAACATCTCAATCAGAGATAGATCATCGGATGGGGCCTCATATCTAGAACTGAAGCTCCCATCTAGGTCAAGACTGCAGGCGGGTTGCTGGAATTTCCTGGAAAGATATGGTTACCGCTATGGAAGCAACTATACGCGGCCCCTGCTGGCAAGAGAG GTAAAGGAAATTCTAAGACGGATccctgaagaaacaaaaaagaaactcaca CGAAAGGGTTCAGGTTTCTCTTCCCGTAGCGTCATCACTGGAGATGCGTACAGAGATGTGAATGAGGTAGGCATCCCAATTGAAATTGCGCAGAGAATCACTTTTGAGGAAAGGGTTAGTGTCCACAACATAAGTTATCTACAGGAGTTAGTAGACAACAAGTTGTGTTTGAGTTATACTCAAGGTTCTACGACCTATTCTTTAAGGGATGGAGCCAAGGATCACACTGTGCTTAAACCTGGGCAGGTTGTTCATCGCAAGGTCATGGATGGGGATGTTGTGTTTATCAACCGACCCCCGACGACACATAAGCATTCTCTTCAAGCGCTTCGGGTGTATGTTCATGAAGATAACACCGTGAAGATTAACCCTCTGATGTGTAGTCCCCTCAGTGCTGATTTTGATGGTGATTGTGTCCATCTGTTCTACCCACAGTCACTTAGTGCTAAGGCAGAGGTTATGGAGCTCTTCTCTGTGGAGAAGCAACTGCTTAGCTCCCATACTGGACAGCTGATTTTGCAGATGGGTTGTGATTCT GAAGTTCTGCTCTGCAAAGTCAATTTCCAAAACACTACTAATGATCGGCGCGTAATCCTATATTTAAATGAATGCCATTGTGGAAAAAGGTTTTGCCAGGAAAATGCTGCTTACACAGTCAGGAACAAGCTGAAGAAAGTTAGTCTTAAAGATACTGCAGTGGAATTCCTCGTCGA ATACAGAAAGCAACAAACTATATCAGAAATTTTTGGAATTGATTCATGCCTACATGGCCATATTCATCTTAATAAG ACATTGTTGCAAGATTGGAACATCAGTATGCAGGATGTCCTTCAAAAGTGTGAGGATGTAATCAATTCACttggacaaaagaaaaagaagaaagctacTGACGACTTCAAGAGAACAAGTTTGTCTGTCAG TGAGTGCTGCTCTTTCCGAGATCCTTGTGGGAGCAAAGATTCAGATATGCCTTGTTTGATGTTCTCCTACAATGCCACCGATCCTGATCTAGAAAGAATTCTTGATATTCTTTGCAATACAATTTACCCGGTTCTGCTGGATACAGTGATCAAAG GTGATCCACGGATTTGCTCAGCAAATATAATCTGGCATAGTTCAGACATGACAACGTGGATCCGGAATCGTCATGCATCCCGCCGGGGGGAATGGGTTTTGGATGTCACTGTTGAAAAATCTGCTGTCAAGCAAAGTGGTGATGCATGGAGGGTTGTGATAGACTCATGTCTTTCAGTGCTTCATCTGATAGACACAAAACGGTCAATCCCTTATTCTATAAAGCAAGTCCAAGAATTGCTTGGGTTATCCTGTGCTTTTGAACAAGCAGTACAG CGTCTATCAGCTTCAGTGAGAATGGTCTCCAGAGGAGTCTTGAAAGAACACATCATTCTCCTAGCAAACAACATGACTTGTTCAGGGAATATGTTGGGTTTCAATTCTGGAGGTTACAAAGCTTTGACCCGATCCTTAAACATTAAGGCTCCATTCACAGAAGCAACTCTGATT ACACCAAAAAGATGTTTTGAGAAAGCGGCTGAGAAATGTCATAAAGATTCTCTATCAACAGTCGTTGGGTCTTGTTCTTGGGGAAAACGCGTGGATGTTGGTACAGGTTCACAGTTTGAGCTTCTATGGAACCAAAAAGAG ACTGGTCTagatgatcaagaagaaacAGATGTGTACGGCTTCCTCCAAATGGTCAGATCCACGACAAATACAGATGCATATGTGTCTTCCCCTGGTTTTGATGTTACAGAGGAAGAAATGGCTGAATGGGCTGAATCGCCGGAGCGAGACTCTGCCCTTGGAGAGCCTAAATTTGAGGACAGTGCCGAGTTCCAAACTATATATGAAGAAGGCCAGCCATCAGGATCGAACTGGGAGAAAAGTTCTTCGTGGGATAAAGGTTGCAGTGGTGGCTCAGAATGGGGATTCTCAAGAAATACAGGTGGTGAGGCAGACCCGGAGTCTAACTGGGAAAAGACTACAAATGTTGAGAAGGAAGATGCCTTGTCTGGTTGGAACACTAAAAAAGATGCTCAAGAATCTTCCAAGTCAGAATCCAACTGGGAGAAAAGTTCTTCGTGGGATAATGGTTGCAGTGGTGGCCCAGAATGGGGAGTCTCAAAAAACACAGGGGGTGAGGCAGACCCGGAGTCTAATTGGGAAAAGACTACACATGTTGAGAAGGAAGATGCTTGGTCTGGTTGGAACACTAAAAAAGATGCTCAAGAATCTTCCAAGTCAGATTCAGGGGGTGCTTGGGGCTTAAAGACAAAGGAtgatgatgcaaatacaacaccAAACTGGGGAACAAGACCAGCTCATACAGATTCTATTGTCCCAGAAAATACTGAGCCGTCTTCTGACGATTGGGGACTCAAATCTGTTTCAGAAAAATCTTGGGAGAAAAAGAACTGGGGAACTGAATCAGCTCCTGCTGCATGGGGTTCAACAGATGCTGCTGTTTGGGGTTCTAGTAGCAAAATGAACTCGGAAACTGAATCAGATGCTGCTGCTTGGGGTTCTAAGGACAAAAAGAATTCTTACATTGGGTCAGGTGCTGGTGTTTTGGGTCCCTGGAACAAAAAGAGCTTGGAAACTGAGTCAGATAGTGCTACTTGGGGTTCTAGTGACAAAACTAAATCAGGTGCTGCTGCATGGAGTTCTAGGGACAGAAAAAACATGGAAACTGACTCGGAACCTGATGCTTGGGGTTCCCAGGTCAAAAAGAAATCTGACACTGAGTCAGGTCCTGCTGCTTGGGGTGCTTGGGACACAAAGAAATCGGAAACTGACTTAGGTCTTGCTGGTTGGGGTACCGGGGACAAAAAGAATTCTGAAACTGAATCAGGTCTTGCTGGTTGGGGTACCGGGGAAAAAAAGAATTCTGAAACTGAATCAGGTCCTGCTGCTTGGGGTTCTTGGGGACAGCCAAGTCCCACTGCAGCAGACAATGATACcaatgaagatgatggaaaTCCGTGGGTTTCCTTGAAGGAGACCAAAAGTAGAGAGAATGATGATAAGGAGAGAATTCAGTGGGGAAATCCAGCCAAGAAATTTCCATCTAATGGCTCACATGGTAGCTGGTCCAATGGTGGTGGTGCAGACTGGAAAGGAAAAAGGAACCATACTCCTAGGCCACCTAGATCTGAGGATAATTTGGCTCCCATGTTTACAGCAACGAGACAGCGCTTGGACTCATTCACCTCTGAGGAGCAAGAGCTTCTCTCAGATGTTGAGCCAGTCATGAGGACTCTCAGGAAAATAATGCATCTGTCTGG GTACCCTGATGGAGACCCAATTTCTGATGATGACAAGACGTTTGTCCTGGAGAAGATTTTGAACTTCCATCccgaaaaagagaaaaagctcGGCTCCGGTGTTGATTTCATCACG GTTGATAAGCACACCACATTCTCAGATAGCAGGTGCTTCTTTGTTGTTTCAACTGATGGGACCAAACAGGACTTTTCATACAGAAAATCCCTAAACAACTATTTGATGACGACATACCCTGACCGCGCTGAAGAATTCATAGACAAATACTTTCCGAAACCTCGGCAGACTCAAGCTCAGTCTCCATCTCAGACTCAGGCTCATTCTCCATCTCAGACTCAGGCTCAGTCTCAGTCTTCGTCTCAGAATCAGACTCAGACTCCATCTCCGTCTCAGACTAAGGCTCAATCTCCCTCTCAGACTCAGTCCCCGTCCCAGACTCAGACATAA